One Glycine soja cultivar W05 chromosome 2, ASM419377v2, whole genome shotgun sequence genomic region harbors:
- the LOC114403406 gene encoding nuclear transcription factor Y subunit A-1-like isoform X1 — MQSKSETANQLRSDPHSFTPNNAYSEPWWRGIQYNPVPQAMLGVNASNSSSLERPNGDSESSEEDDDATKESQPTAPNQSGNYGQDHQAMQHSSSSAPLVRDDCLTQAPQVELVGHSIGYTPFIGMPHARMALPLEMAQEPVYVNAKQYQGILRRRQARAKAELEKKLIKVRKPYLHESRHQHAIRRARGNGGRFAKKTEVEASNHMNKEKDMGTGQVPLSRSISSSGFGSLPSDSAETWNSPSVQQDARGSQVHERFEERNYANVLQSSSTFCLHSGERVEEGDCSGQQRGSILSEHTSQRRLAIQ, encoded by the exons ATGCAATCTAAATCTGAAACTGCAAATCAACTGAGGTCTGATCCACATTCCTTTACACCTAACAATGCTTATTCTGAACCCTGGTGGCGAGGTATTCAGTACAATCCTGTCCCCCAAGCAATGTTAGGAGTGAATGCATCTAATTCATCTTCACTTGAACGCCCTAATGGTGATTCGGAATCCAGTGAAGAGGATGATGATGCCACTAAAGAATCACAACCCACTGCTCCTAATCAATCAG GAAATTATGGACAGGACCACCAAGCGATGCAACATTCTtcatcatctgcacctttggTACGTGATGATTGCCTTACACAGGCtccacaagtggaacttgttgGCCACTCAATT ggATACACTCCTTTTATAGGAATGCCCCATGCCAGAATGGCTTTGCCCCTTGAGATGGCTCAAGAGCCTGTTTATGTGAATGCCAAACAATACCAAGGAATTCTGAGACGAAGACAGGCTCGTGCTAAAGCAGAGcttgaaaagaaattaataaaagtcAGAAAG CCATATCTTCATGAATCCCGGCATCAGCATGCTATAAGAAGAGCACGAGGTAATGGAGGGCGTTTTGCAAAGAAAACTGAAGTTGAGGCTTCAAACCACATGAACAAGGAAAAGGATATGGGTACTGGCCAGGTCCCATTGTCACGGTCAATTAGTTCATCTGGTTTTGGATCACTACCCTCTGACTCTGCTGAGACCTGGAATTCTCCTAGTGTGCAACAAGATGCAAGAGGATCTCAAGTGCATGAGAGATTTGAAGAACGCAACTATGCAAATGTTTTGCAGTCATCATCTACTTTTTGTTTGCACTCGGGTGAAAGAGTGGAGGAAGGGGACTGTTCAGGTCAACAACGGGGAAGCATCTTGTCAGAGCACACCTCACAGAGGCGTCTTGCTATTCAGTAA
- the LOC114403396 gene encoding probable amino acid permease 7, producing MNEAHSIGSDIGLKMGVAAESESNDNIPLLLTQSAYPLKRTGTVWTAVAHIVTGVIGSGVLSLPWSTAQLGWLAGPFSILLIASTTLFSSFLLCNTYRHPHPEYGPNRSASYLDVVHLHLGISNGRLSGLLVSISLYGFAIAFVITTAISLRTIQNSFCYHNKGPEAVCESVDAYYMLLFGAIQIVLSQIPNFHNIKWLSVVAAIMSFTYSFIGMGLSIAQIIEKGHAEGSIGGISTSNGAEKLWLVSQALGDISFSYPFSTILMEIQDTLKSPPPENQTMKKASVIAVSVTTFLYLSCGGAGYAAFGDNTPGNLLTGFVSSKSYWLVNFANACIVVHLVGSYQVYSQPFFGTVENWFRFRFPDSEFVNHTYILKLPLLPAFELNFLSLSFRTAYVASTTVIAMIFPYFNQILGVLGSIIFWPLTIYFPVEIYLSQSSTVSWTTKWVLLRTFSFFGFLFGLFTLIGCIKGIVTEKIS from the exons ATGAATGAGGCACATAGCATCGGATCTGATATTGGTCTGAAGATGGGTGTGGCTGCTGAGTCTGAGTCAAATGACAACATCCCGCTGTTACTCACCCAATCTGCTTACCCTCTCAAAAGGACAG GGACGGTGTGGACAGCAGTGGCACACATAGTGACAGGGGTGATAGGATCCGGAGTGCTGTCTCTGCCATGGAGCACTGCACAGCTTGGGTGGCTTGCAGGCCCCTTCTCCATCCTTCTCATTGCTTCCACcactctcttctcttcttttcttctatGCAACACTTATCGCCATCCCCATCCCGAATACGGTCCCAACAGAAGTGCCTCCTACCTTGATGTTGTTCATTTGCATTTAG GAATAAGTAATGGACGGCTCAGTGGCCTTCTTGTCAGTATTAGTTTGTATGGTTTTGCAATTGCCTTCGTCATTACAACAGCTATCAGCTTAAG AACAATCCAAAATTCATTTTGTTACCACAACAAAGGGCCTGAAGCAGTATGTGAGTCTGTAGATGCATATTATATGCTACTTTTTGGGGCTATCCAAATTGTTCTCTCACAGATACCCAACTTCCATAACATCAAATGGCTGTCGGTTGTTGCTGCAATTATGTCCTTTACTTATTCTTTCATAGGAATGGGGCTTTCCATTGCTCAAATCATAG AAAAAGGACATGCTGAGGGTAGCATTGGAGGAATCAGTACCTCTAATGGAGCTGAAAAGTTATGGCTGGTTTCTCAAGCACTTGGTGACATATCATTCTCATATCCATTCTCGACAATTCTTATGGAAATACAG GATACTTTGAAATCGCCTCCACCAGAAAACCAAACCATGAAGAAGGCCTCAGTAATAGCGGTCAGTGTCACAACATTCTTGTACCTCAGTTGTGGAGGTGCTGGATATGCTGCCTTTGGTGATAATACACCAGGAAACCTTTTAACAGGTTTCGTATCCTCCAAGTCTTATTGGCTAGTGAACTTTGCTAACGCTTGTATAGTGGTTCACCTAGTTGGTTCATATCAG GTGTATAGCCAGCCATTTTTTGGCACTGTGGAGAATTGGTTCCGTTTTAGATTCCCAGATAGTGAATTTGTGAATCACACATATATCTTGAAACTCCCGTTGCTTCCTGCCTTTGAACTTAATTTTCTCAGCCTGTCTTTCCGAACTGCTTATGTTGCATCCACAACTGTGATCGCAATGATATTTCCCTACTTCAATCAGATTTTGGGGGTTCTGGGTAGCATCATTTTTTGGCCGTTGACCATATATTTTCCAGTGGAAATATACTTGAGTCAGTCCAGTACTGTATCATGGACGACTAAGTGGGTACTGCTTCGGACTTTCAGcttttttggctttttgtttggattgttcaCTCTCATTGGATGTATTAAAGGAATAGTAACTGAAAAAATAAGCTGA
- the LOC114377113 gene encoding cyclin-dependent protein kinase inhibitor SMR13-like, with translation MVPSGRTEPTNSRKKKKITRGKPARRHCKKQHQESRKQETPKKRDMDSDVVAVCSTPKGEKFRIAEVTTCPPAPKKKPRLLSNCSLRRSPLAFFAPPDLETFFCFSLQDLPVSFVC, from the coding sequence ATGGTCCCTTCTGGAAGGACAGAACCAACAAactcaagaaaaaagaaaaaaattacaagaggaAAGCCCGCAAGAAGGCATTGCAAGAAGCAGCATCAAGAGAGCAGAAAACAAGAAACACCAAAGAAAAGGGACATGGATTCTGATGTGGTTGCTGTGTGTTCCACTCCCAAAGGTGAAAAGTTTCGGATAGCAGAAGTTACAACATGCCCTCCAGCACCAAAGAAGAAGCCAAGGCTGCTTTCTAATTGCTCTTTGCGTAGATCACCCTTAGCATTCTTTGCACCACCAGATTTAGAGACCTTCTTCTGCTTTTCGCTTCAAGATCTTCCCGTTTCATTTGTTTGCTAA
- the LOC114403406 gene encoding nuclear transcription factor Y subunit A-9-like isoform X2, whose translation MQSKSETANQLRSDPHSFTPNNAYSEPWWRGIQYNPVPQAMLGVNASNSSSLERPNGDSESSEEDDDATKESQPTAPNQSGNYGQDHQAMQHSSSSAPLGYTPFIGMPHARMALPLEMAQEPVYVNAKQYQGILRRRQARAKAELEKKLIKVRKPYLHESRHQHAIRRARGNGGRFAKKTEVEASNHMNKEKDMGTGQVPLSRSISSSGFGSLPSDSAETWNSPSVQQDARGSQVHERFEERNYANVLQSSSTFCLHSGERVEEGDCSGQQRGSILSEHTSQRRLAIQ comes from the exons ATGCAATCTAAATCTGAAACTGCAAATCAACTGAGGTCTGATCCACATTCCTTTACACCTAACAATGCTTATTCTGAACCCTGGTGGCGAGGTATTCAGTACAATCCTGTCCCCCAAGCAATGTTAGGAGTGAATGCATCTAATTCATCTTCACTTGAACGCCCTAATGGTGATTCGGAATCCAGTGAAGAGGATGATGATGCCACTAAAGAATCACAACCCACTGCTCCTAATCAATCAG GAAATTATGGACAGGACCACCAAGCGATGCAACATTCTtcatcatctgcacctttg ggATACACTCCTTTTATAGGAATGCCCCATGCCAGAATGGCTTTGCCCCTTGAGATGGCTCAAGAGCCTGTTTATGTGAATGCCAAACAATACCAAGGAATTCTGAGACGAAGACAGGCTCGTGCTAAAGCAGAGcttgaaaagaaattaataaaagtcAGAAAG CCATATCTTCATGAATCCCGGCATCAGCATGCTATAAGAAGAGCACGAGGTAATGGAGGGCGTTTTGCAAAGAAAACTGAAGTTGAGGCTTCAAACCACATGAACAAGGAAAAGGATATGGGTACTGGCCAGGTCCCATTGTCACGGTCAATTAGTTCATCTGGTTTTGGATCACTACCCTCTGACTCTGCTGAGACCTGGAATTCTCCTAGTGTGCAACAAGATGCAAGAGGATCTCAAGTGCATGAGAGATTTGAAGAACGCAACTATGCAAATGTTTTGCAGTCATCATCTACTTTTTGTTTGCACTCGGGTGAAAGAGTGGAGGAAGGGGACTGTTCAGGTCAACAACGGGGAAGCATCTTGTCAGAGCACACCTCACAGAGGCGTCTTGCTATTCAGTAA
- the LOC114403429 gene encoding armadillo repeat-containing protein 8-like: MPATPPSSDLILHRLTSSDCEIKLKAIREVKNQIIGNRTKKLSYIKLGAVPALAAALAQADADSASGSTLIVQSAAALGSFACGVDAGVRAVLDAGAFPHLIRLLSAADDKVVDAAARSLRMIYQSNLAPKYDFFKEQDMQFLLSLLKSGNENLTGLGASIVIHSCEKRDEQNMLCCAGALETLISLLDGSLSQRDSSLESLAAILKNNPEVVYKFVDLQNGRVLSSVIELTKDRYSRTRLLACLCLICVKNSSSCYLQDIGIKAKLIHILLELLDESGQVGDNASFAFSSLVAEKEDLQKLAFEANAIDKFNSHLQNCALHPKRLEGIFLALADLCSKLECCRSKFLSLQVLNILVDSLTHDDANVRTAACICLKSVSRSIKNLSAGYFMNERIIAPLVRLLSDLSTSVQVAALGAIGNIVIDFTPQKSTFMECGGVKELIQLTKSMDSSLRLNAVLALRNMVFLADKMCKEGIFKELTVSSVASLICDPEPSVQEQALALVCNFVDGCIDCVEYAFAEDGIILDAVARQLKKSSKIEIGIQGMYLLSNIASGNESHREAIMQLLFSKAENASHSFFYQFLQSNDSCLRTSAVWVIVNLTFPASPGVFGRVVKLRNVGIVSQIKKMVNDPCMDVKLRARQALGQIITFGDR; this comes from the exons ATGCCGGCAACGCCTCCCTCCTCCGATCTGATCCTCCACCGACTCACCTCCTCCGACTGCGAAATCAAGCTCAAAGCCATTCGTGAGGTCAAGAACCAGATCATCGGCAACCGCACCAAGAAGCTCTCCTACATCAAGCTCGGCGCCGTCCCCGCCCTCGCCGCCGCTCTAGCCCAAGCTGACGCCGATTCCGCCTCCGGCTCCACCCTCATCGTCCAGTCCGCCGCCGCACTCGGCAGCTTTGCATGCGGCGTCGACGCCGGTGTCCGCGCCGTCCTCGACGCCGGAGCTTTCCCTCATTTAATCAGACTCCTCTCTGCCGCTGACGACAAG GTTGTGGATGCTGCTGCacgctctttacgaatgatttatcaATCAAATCTAGCTCCAAAGTATGACTTTTTTAAAGAACAAGACATGCAATTTCTTCTTTCACTATTAAAAAGTGGGAATGAAAATCTTACTGGACTAGGTGCAAGCATTGTTATTCATTCTTGTGAGAAAAGAGATGAACAAAATATGTTATGCTGTGCTGGTGCTTTAGAAACACTTATTAGCCTTCTTGATGGTTCTCTAAGCCAACGAGATTCTAGTTTAGAGTCTCTTGCTGCAATTCTTAAAAACAATCCAGAAGTTGTCTATAAATTTGTGGACCTTCAAAATGGAAGAGTTTTGAGTTCGGTAATTGAATTAACCAAGGATAGATATTCTCGGACTAGGTTATTAGCCTGCTTGTGCCTGATTTGTGTAAAGAATTCATCTTCTTGCTATCTGCAAGACATAGGAATCAAAGCCAAATTGATACATATTTTACTTGAGCTCCTTGATGAATCTGGTCAAGTTGGAGACAATGCTTCCTTTGCCTTTTCAAGTTTAGTTGCAGAAAAAGAAGATTTGCAGAAGTTAGCATTTGAGGCAAATGCTATTGATAAGTTCAACAGTCACTTGCAAAATTGTGCTTTACATCCCAAACGTCTTGAAGGGATATTTCTAGCCTTAGCTGATCTTTGCTCAAAATTGGAGTGCTGCAGGTCTAAGTTTCTTTCATTGCAG GTCTTGAATATATTAGTTGATTCCCTAACCCATGATGATGCCAATGTGCGCACTGCAGCTTGCATTTGCTTAAAAAGTGTCTCTCGCTCCATCAAG AATTTGAGTGCAGGTTATTTCATGAATGAAAGGATTATTGCTCCTTTGGTTCGGCTTCTATCTGATCTTTCTACTTCTGTCCAA GTTGCTGCCCTTGGTGCTATTGGCAACATAGTGATCGACTTTACACCACAGAAGTCAACATTCATGGAATGTGGAGGTGTTAAGGAGCTTATCCAATTGACAAAGTCTATGGATTCATCTTTACGGTTAAATGCTGTATTGGCCTTGAGGAACATGGTATTTCTTGCGGACAAAATGTGTAAGGAAGGAATTTTTAAGGAGTTGACAGTGTCTTCTGTAGCTAGCCTTATCTGCG ATCCCGAGCCTTCTGTTCAAGAACAAGCTCTGGCCCTTGTGTGCAATTTTGTTGATGGATGTATAGATTGTGTTGAATATGCTTTTGCTGAAGATGGGATCATACTGGATGCTGTTGCAAGGcaattgaaaaaatcttcaaaaattgaaattgggaTACAG GGGATGTACTTACTCAGCAATATTGCGAGTGGAAATGAGTCTCATAGAGAAGCTATCATGCAGCTACTCTTTTCAAAAGCAGAAAATGCGTCTCACTCTTTCTTCTACCAGTTTCTGCAGAGCAATGACAGTTGTTTACGCACATCTGCTGTTTGGGTCATAGTAAATCTAACTTTTCCTGCAAGTCCTGGGGTATTTGGTAGGGTTGTAAAACTGCGTAATGTAGGCATTGTTTCTCAAATCAAGAAGATGGTCAACGATCCTTGCATGGATGTTAAG CTTCGTGCAAGACAAGCACTTGGGCAGATTATTACTTTTGGTGATAGGTAA